A DNA window from Gigantopelta aegis isolate Gae_Host chromosome 4, Gae_host_genome, whole genome shotgun sequence contains the following coding sequences:
- the LOC121372241 gene encoding putative inhibitor of apoptosis: MNIPTMDPVKHYGTVHQDFTDLSARLETYANWPRRVVQTPLALAEAGFFSCKQDDKVQCAYCGGYLRCWEPTDDPFVEHLKHFPNCHFIQTTMAFKKMNLPQSGLLRRTQREMELGSQRRCEVDRWERVAGRCESSLEVVDDSPPNRDNAAAETDANTGREINLKREFKRIRECHYCKVCRQNEVAVVFLPCGHMACCIPCTGSVYCCPICNKKIVQTIRVSIA; encoded by the exons ATGAATATACCCACGATGGACCCTGTAAAGCACTATGGGACAGTTCATCAGGATTTCACAGATTTGTCCGCCAGATTGGAAACATATGCAAATTGGCCAAGAAGGGTGGTACAGACCCCATTAGCGTTAGCAGAAGCTGGTTTTTTTTCCTGCAAAC AGGATGACAAGGTTCAGTGTGCGTACTGTGGTGGATATCTTCGATGTTGGGAACCTACTGATGATCCTTTTGTTGAACACCTGAAACACTTTCCCAACTGTCATTTTATTCAAACAACAATGGCCTTCAAAAAGATGAATTTACCACAGTCCGGTTTATTA CGGCGGACCCAGCGTGAAATGGAACTGGGGTCACAGCGAAGGTGTGAAGTTGACAGATGGGAAAGGGTG gctGGCAGATGCGAATCGTCTCTTGAAG tTGTTGATGATTCTCCACCAAATAGAGACAACGCTGCTGCTGAAACAGACGCAAACACCGGAAGGGAAATCAACCTGAAAAGGGAATTCAAGCGGATTAGAGAATGCCATTACTGCAAAGTATGTCGACAAAATGAAGTCGCGGTTGTATTTCTACCTTGTGGACATATGGCATGTTGCATTCCGTGCACAGGTTCTGTATACTGTTGCCCGATATGtaacaaaaaaattgttcaaacCATCCGCGTTTCTATTGCCTAG
- the LOC121372244 gene encoding 12S rRNA N4-methylcytidine methyltransferase-like gives MAMTAGLQSYVTKCQCGRQLVRYVLRKCYSIEHQTEKPLHIPVMASQVINILQPIDGQRYVDMTFGAGGHTKEILSVAPEAEMIVLDRDPVAHELACNLASQYRKGQVIPLLGRFSDIPLLFSSKNIEPGSVDGIVFDLGASSMQFDQSERGFSLVRDGPLDMRMDGQRLPDQPTAADVVNMLDQEDLYEIIKKYGEEKMAQHISHAIVETRYAFGNITRTKQLADIIAGVFSSNHRKDMMMRHAHVATKTFQALRIFVNNELNELHNGLEMAFRYLRVGGKCAVLSFHSLEDRIVKRHFHGIDIDAHLNMSMRDHYRNSARVFAREEVEKLLEKRWKPMSKKVTSTTFEDRMENPRARSAKLRSAVKIL, from the exons ATGGCAATGACAGCAGGGTTGCAGTCGTACGTTACAAAGTGTCAGTGTGGACGTCAGTTGGTGCGTTACGTGTTGAGAAAATGTTACTCAATAGAACACCAGACTGAGAAGCCTCTGCACATTCCTGTTATGGCAAGCCAAGTAATCAACATTCTGCAACCAATCGATGGACAG AGATATGTTGATATGACCTTTGGAGCAGGAGGTCATACAAAGGAAATCTTGTCAGTTGCACCAGAAGCTGAAATGATTGTCCTTGACAGAGACCCAGTAGCTCATGAACTGGCTTGTAACCTGGCTAGTCAATACAG AAAAGGTCAAGTGATCCCACTTCTTGGCAGATTTTCAGACATACCTCTGTTGTTTTCATCTAAAAACATTGAGCCAGGGTCTGTTGACGGTATTGTGTTTGACCTAGGAGCTTCGTCTATGCAGTTTGATCAGTCAGAAAGAGGATTCTCATTAGTTCGAGATGGGCCGTTAGACATgaggatggatggacagag aTTGCCCGATCAACCAACAGCAGCAGATGTGGTGAATATGTTAGACCAGGAAGATCTTTATGAGATTATTAAGAAATATGGAGAGGAGAAAATGGCACAACACATATCTCATGCTATAGTTGAGACGAGATACGCATTTGGGAACATCACACGTACTAAACAACTTGCAGACATTATTGCTGGTGTGTTCTCTAG CAACCACAGAAAGGACATGATGATGAGACATGCCCACGTGGCTACTAAAACCTTCCAGGCATTGCGCATCTTTGTGAACAATGAACTGAATGAACTACACAACGGACTGGAGATGGCCTTCAGGTATTTGAGAGTGGGAGGCAAATGTGCTGTGCTATCCTTTCACTCTCTAGAGGACCGGATAGTAAAACGCCATTTTCATGGAATAGACATAGACGCACATCTTAACATGAGCATGCGGGACCATTATCGAAACTCTGCTAGAGTGTTTGCCAGAGAGGAGGTGGAAAAATTACTGGAAAAAAGATGGAAGCCCATGTCTAAAAAAGTCACCTCTACAACTTTTGAGGACAGGATGGAAAATCCCCGAGCTCGATCTGCAAAACTTAGATCAGCAGTGAAGATTTTGTGA